The Musa acuminata AAA Group cultivar baxijiao chromosome BXJ1-8, Cavendish_Baxijiao_AAA, whole genome shotgun sequence genomic sequence TATCGCCGTTGGCACGGGTCCGGCCGCGGTACAGCACCCCCGCGCCGCCGCGCCCGACCACGTTACCCTCCTTCATGCACTCCAGCACATCCGACACGCCGAAATCCACCTGGTGGAAGGCGGCGAGCCGCCACGTGGCCCCGTCGGACCCGCCACGTTGCGACCTGGCCCGCCCCGCCGCCGCCAGCGCAAGCGCGAAGCAGCTGAGGACAAGCGCCAGCGCAAGGGCCAGCTCGAAGTCCCCGTGGGAGCGTCCGGACCGGGGTGCCCCCGCCACGTAGTCGCACGAGTTGTTCGAACCCGGTCCGCAGAGCTTGGGGTTGCCGGAAAAGGAGGTGGCGTTCAAGTAGGCTAACTCCCCCGAGTCCGGCAGCCAGCCGGAGAGATCGTTAAAGGAGAAATCGGCCGCCGTGAGGCTCCTCATCGCCGCGGCGACCGACCTCGGTATCGACCCGTTCAGTTGGTTGCGCGAAAGATTCAGATAGTTTAGCACCCCGATTCCGGCGATCTCCGGCGGAATGGGGCCAGAGAGGTTGTTCTGGCTGAGGTCGAGGTAGGTGAGCCGGGTGCAGTTTCCGATCTCGGGTGGGATCGAGCCCAATAAGCCATTGCAGCTAAGGTCGAGCTTAATTGCGTGACTCAGGGAGCCGATGGCGCTGGGGATCAGACCGGTCAACTGGTTGCGGCCGAGAAGGAAGGTTTGGATCGAAGATAGACTGCGGATCGAGGAAGGAAGAAAACCGGTGAGCGAATTGTTTGAGAGGTTTAGGTGGACCAGTTGGGTTGGTCTCCGGCTAGTGTTGGAATTCTCGGGCATCGGACCGGAGAGGTGGTTGTCTTGGAGCTCTAATAGGTTGATCTGCGGCAAGTACAGGAATCCTGAAGGAATGCTTCCATTGAGAGAGTTCTGACCAAGCCTCACTCTCGTTAGGCTCAAGCACATGCCCAAGCTCTCAGGGATGGGACCGAAGAAGAAGTTCCTGAAGAGGATGAGAACTTGGAGCCCGTTCGATGGACACAGGTTTGCGGGAATCGTACCGGTAAGCTCGTTCGACGAAAGGTCGAGCACGCGGATGTGGCCGCTGCCGCCGAGTTTCTCCGGTACGCCGCCGGTGAAGTTATTCACGAAGAGCTGCAGAGTGTCCAGATTCGGCAGCACGGCGAGGAACGCCGGCAGCGGCCCATGCAGCCGGTTCATGAAGAGGTTCAACAGGCTGAGCTCCGTGAGCGCGGCGAGCTGCTGCGGGAGTTCTCCTGTGAGCTCGTTGTTCGACAGGTCGAGGAAGACCAGCCTCGTGAGGTTGCCGAGCGACGGCGGCACCGGGCCAGACAACCGATTGGTGTGGAGGAAGAGGGTGTCGAGGTTGATCAGATAACCGATCTGGTGGGGGATTCGTCCGCCGAGGCCGCAGCTCGACAGGTCGAGATGGGCGAGATGGATCAACTTGCCGAGCTCGACTGGGATGCCGCCGTCGAACACGTTGTAGTAGCCCAAATAGAGCCGCCGGAGGCTCGTGAGATTGCCCAGTTCGCTGGGAATTCGACCTCTGAGATCATTGCCATCTAGCGAGAGGTACTTCAAACCAGCTAAGCTCCCGTAGCACGCCGGGATGCTGCCATTGAAGTAGTTGCCACCGAGGTCCAAGTACCTGATGCTCCTCAGGTCTGGGACGCCGAGCGGCAACGAGGCTGTGAAGTTGTTGTCGTAGGCGTCGAACACCTGCAAGCTCGGCAGGCTCGAGTAGTTCCAATCCAGCCCGCCGTGGAACTGATTGGAAGAGATGTTGAGGTATCGAAGGCTCGGCAAGTTCGACACTCTGATCTCACCGTGAAGCTGGTTCCCGGCAAGGGAGAGGTTGACGAGGGAGTCAAGGCCAGAGATGTCCATTGCAACAGAGCCGGATATGTTCAGGTTAGAGATGTCGATCCCGACGACGCGATCATGCTCGCACCGAACTCCGAACCAGGAGCAGACAGATAGCAGATTGGAAGtgttccagctcactagttgTGAGGTGGAAGAAAGGAAGCCTTCTCTTAGATAAGCTAATGCCAAGGCATCACCATGAATGGAAGCGCAAGCGCAAGAACCAAGGAGAGCAAGCAAGGTGAGGAGTAGAAGACGAGGGTCCATTTTGTGAGGCTTCAGTTGTGCTCATTGGAGCTGAAAGGAAGGCCAGGCATTCTTAAGTGTCCGCCGAAAGGAGATTGAGAGCATGAACAGATTTGGAGGAGAGACACGAGAGTGACGGAACAGAGGCATATGGAATCAGTACCTCTGCAAGAGAGTAGTGCTTTCCGATGTGTTGAAGGTGGTGATGAGAGTAGTAACTGTAGAGATACAAAAAGAGTCTTAAAGAGGGAACAAGAGAACAGGTTTAGATCATATCAGCAGATCAAAACAAATACCATCTCAGCTGCAGGGTTGTATTAAAGGTGTTTGTATGATGCCTCATGCATCCTCATCTGCTTCACCACCAGGAATCAAACAGTGAACTGTGACACAAACCTGTAACAGAACCAGGTTTTATTTCATGAAGGGGCTCAGAATGTGGGAAGAGATACTGTTCCTGTGGCATGAAACTTGATGTGGATATCCAGTATCGGCAACAGGCATTTGTCCTCGAACGCTGCTGCACTTGTTGGGCCTCACATCAGAGTCGTACACAAGTGTATCTTGTGATGTCCTTGGTGTTCATGGATCACAAGATCTCACCAGACTTCGAGTGGTCACTGTAAGGGGAATGGCACAGTAAGCATCCTGTGATGGAAGCTCCATCATCGCGGGCAGGTAATCGAGTTTAAATGTTGATGACGATACGAGCATGAAAGATCATGGAAAGGAATCACTAAAGCTTTTgggtgagtgtgtgtgtgtgtgtgcttttTTTGTTCTTTGCCTCAGAAAACAGAGTCTCTTTGCTCCCTCCTCTGCCTTCACAGTGAATCCTTTTCCTCCTGCACACTTTTGTGATTCAATTATTCCACAGTGAATCCTTTTTCATCCCATTAATGGCGTTGGAAGTCTCCCTCCATTGCTGGATCGAATGGAATTGTTCACTGAGGGTGAGGGGGAAAGCTACCCTTCTGAGAGGTCACCATCTGAGCCTTTTAACACTGTGTAAGAATCAAATGGCAGGTTGATTGATTGACAGTGGTTCAGCCAACAAAGTTCTTTCTCTAAAAGAGAAGCAGAAAAAGAAAGGCCAGCCTGCATCTATTTCAGAGACAAAGGTTTCTCATAGAGGAGCTATAGTCAGTGGTAGGGATACTTATCAGAATCAACTCTGATAggtttaataatttttattataaaatatagttatttatgatgttaaaaatatgaatgattttttttataaataataaaaaaagaatgataaacacttattattattattgaattttaTGATTATGGTTATAATATCTCAAGTTCTATGTATGAATTTGAGCAAAGAAATGCCAATTATGGTCTTTCTTCTGTTTATAATTGATTCCTATTTCCCATCAGTTTCCTCTCACTTGGAAGATGATTGAAATGGCACTTACAGACCTTCTGAACACTTTCTGTGTAAGACTTCATGTCACAATCATACTCCATCATCAACTAAATGATTGCCAAGCAGAACATCTTTTCATGTAAGCACATGAATCCATCTGCAAAAGCTGGTCTTCTCGTGTGGACTGTGGAGGAGACGGCCATGGAGGCAGTGCACTTCGTTCGTCTCACGCCCGTCTTATATTGAATCAAACGCCCTATGCAAACAACAAGACAaagaaaaaggagagaaattgaagTGAGAAGAAGAACACATTCCGGGAGAACGAGAGTTTCTTTCGAAGGTGCCTCGGATGTCCCTTTGGTGGTGGCAGTGACTGGACATGAGAGGCGAAAGATTCCGAACCCCGTTGT encodes the following:
- the LOC135589210 gene encoding leucine-rich repeat receptor-like serine/threonine-protein kinase BAM1; the encoded protein is MDPRLLLLTLLALLGSCACASIHGDALALAYLREGFLSSTSQLVSWNTSNLLSVCSWFGVRCEHDRVVGIDISNLNISGSVAMDISGLDSLVNLSLAGNQLHGEIRVSNLPSLRYLNISSNQFHGGLDWNYSSLPSLQVFDAYDNNFTASLPLGVPDLRSIRYLDLGGNYFNGSIPACYGSLAGLKYLSLDGNDLRGRIPSELGNLTSLRRLYLGYYNVFDGGIPVELGKLIHLAHLDLSSCGLGGRIPHQIGYLINLDTLFLHTNRLSGPVPPSLGNLTRLVFLDLSNNELTGELPQQLAALTELSLLNLFMNRLHGPLPAFLAVLPNLDTLQLFVNNFTGGVPEKLGGSGHIRVLDLSSNELTGTIPANLCPSNGLQVLILFRNFFFGPIPESLGMCLSLTRVRLGQNSLNGSIPSGFLYLPQINLLELQDNHLSGPMPENSNTSRRPTQLVHLNLSNNSLTGFLPSSIRSLSSIQTFLLGRNQLTGLIPSAIGSLSHAIKLDLSCNGLLGSIPPEIGNCTRLTYLDLSQNNLSGPIPPEIAGIGVLNYLNLSRNQLNGSIPRSVAAAMRSLTAADFSFNDLSGWLPDSGELAYLNATSFSGNPKLCGPGSNNSCDYVAGAPRSGRSHGDFELALALALVLSCFALALAAAGRARSQRGGSDGATWRLAAFHQVDFGVSDVLECMKEGNVVGRGGAGVLYRGRTRANGDIAVKRLVSLGSNGHDRRLVAEIQTLGSIRHRNIVPLLAVCYITGKTNALVYGYMSNGSLGKLLHGGGGERFGWRRRYRIVAANIEGHVADLGPANFLLHGGGSECMSATAGSHGYIAPEYACALKVDEKSDVYTFRVVLLELITGRRPVGGFGDGVDIVQWVKRTTSCSGDNVGRIVDLRFCRMPTMGEVTHVFSVAMLCVQENGVERPTMREVVQMLSEGEQRTNLHSPHHHPPLVGEQSSGDRENKCLKPFPDLLA